The Numenius arquata chromosome 7, bNumArq3.hap1.1, whole genome shotgun sequence genome has a window encoding:
- the SP8 gene encoding transcription factor Sp8, producing the protein MATSLLGEEPRVGSTPLAMLAATCNKIGSPSPSPSALSDSASSFGKGFHPWKRSSSSSSSSAGSCGAVGSGLPGFGVAGAARNGSSAAAAAAAAAAAAAALVSDSFSCGGSPGSSAFSLTSSSAAAASSPFANDYSVFQAPGSAGGGGGGGGGGGGAAGQEAAAHQPVFISKVHTSVEGLQGIYPRVGMAHPYESWFKPSHPGLAAGEVGSAGASSWWDVGAGWIDVQSPNGAAALPGSLHPAAGGLQTSLHSPLGGYNSDYSGLGHSAFSSGASSHLLSPAGQHLMDGFKPVLPGSYPDSAPSPLAGAGGSMLGGGPAAPLAASPRSSARRYSGRATCDCPNCQEAERLGPAGASLRRKGLHSCHIPGCGKVYGKTSHLKAHLRWHTGERPFVCNWLFCGKRFTRSDELQRHLRTHTGEKRFACPVCNKRFMRSDHLSKHVKTHSGPGGAGGPGGGGPGPGPGGKKGSDTDSEHSAAGSPPCHSPELLPPPEPGHRNGLE; encoded by the exons ATGGCAACTTCACTTCTAGGG GAGGAACCGCGGGTAGGCTCCACGCCGCTGGCCATGCTCGCCGCGACCTGCAACAAGatcggcagccccagcccctcgccGTCCGCCCTCTCGGACAGCGCGTCCTCCTTCGGCAAAGGCTTCCACCCCTGGAaacgctcctcctcctcctcctcgtcctcggCGGGCAGCTGCGGCGCCGTGGGCTCCGGCCTCCCGGGCTTCGGCGTGGCGGGCGCGGCGCGCAACGGttcctcggcggcggcggcggcggcagcggcggcggcggcggcggccgccctcgTCTCGGACTCGTTCAGCTGCGGCGGCTCGCCGGGCTCCAGCGCCTTCTCCCTCACCTCCAGCAGCGCAGCAGCCGCCAGCTCGCCCTTCGCCAACGACTACTCCGTCTTCCAGGcgccgggcagcgccgggggcggcggcggcggcggcggaggcggcggcggggcggcggggcaggaggCGGCGGCGCACCAGCCCGTCTTCATCTCCAAGGTGCACACGTCggtggaggggctgcagggcatCTACCCGCGGGTGGGCATGGCGCACCCCTACGAGTCCTGGTTCAAGCCCTCGCACCCGGGGCTGGCCGCCGGCGAGGTGGGCTCGGCGGGCGCCTCCAGCTGGTGGGACGTGGGCGCCGGCTGGATCGACGTGCAGAGCCCCAACGGGGCGGCCGCGCTGCCCGGCTCGCTGCACCCGGCGGCCGGCGGGCTCCAGACCTCGCTCCACTCGCCGCTGGGCGGCTACAACTCGGATTACTCGGGCCTGGGCCACTCGGCCTTCAGCAGCGGCGCCTCCTCGCACCTCCTCAGCCCCGCCGGGCAGCACCTCATGGACGGATTTAAGCCGGTGCTGCCCGGCTCCTACCCGGACTCGGCCCCCTCGCCGCTGGCCGGCGCCGGGGGCTCCATGCtgggcggcggccccgccgcgccgctcgcCGCCTCTCCGCGCTCCTCCGCCCGCCGCTACTCGGGCCGCGCCACCTGCGACTGCCCCAACTGCCAGGAGGCCGAGCGGCTGGGGCCGGCGGGGGCCAGCCTGCGGCGCAAGGGGCTGCACAGCTGCCACATCCCCGGCTGCGGCAAGGTCTACGGCAAGACCTCGCACCTGAAGGCGCACCTGCGCTGGCACACGGGCGAGCGGCCCTTCGTCTGCAACTGGCTCTTCTGCGGCAAGCGCTTCACCCGCTCCGACGAGCTGCAGCGGCACCTGCGGACCCACACGGGCGAGAAGCGCTTCGCCTGCCCCGTCTGCAACAAGCGCTTCATGCGCAGCGACCACCTCAGCAAGCACGTCAAGACCCAcagcggccccggcggcgccggcggccccggcggcggcggccccggtcccggtcccggcggCAAGAAGGGCAGCGACACCGACAGCGAGCACAGCGCGGCCGGCAGCCCGCCCTGCCACTCCCCGGAGCTGCTGCCGCCCCCCGAGCCCGGCCACCGCAACGGCCTGGAGTga